The nucleotide window AGGTCATCGACCGCTGCTGGCCGGTGTGCTCGTAGGAGAGACAGGTCTGAATCAGCCCGTCGGACTCCTTCACCGACAGTGATGTGGGGAAGCGAGCCTGCTCATGGCCATCGCCGTTGAGACGGATGAAGCACCCCGCCCAACGGCCGATGTTGTGCTGCAGCAACGCTGCCCGTTGGTCGTGCATGGCGGCTGGGGAGGAGCTGAGCACGTTCAGGTTGGCGCGCCGTCAGGGACGATGGAGTCTCAAGCCCCTGCTCGGAGCCATGGCCCCCTCACCTGTGCAGGCGTTTCTGGCCCATCTCAGCCGTGACCCTCGCCTGCAGGCGCAGGTTCAGGCCTCCGTCACCGCTGACGAGGTGGCTCTACTGGCCCAGCAGCTCGGCTATGCAGTGTCCGGGAGTGATCTGCTGCTGCTCTCAGGCCGCAGCGTTGATGGTGTGCGGGTAACCCGCGTGGATCACCCGGGGGAATACCCCGGGCGTTACTACTGAAGCCGGCTCAGCTCACGTGCAGGGCCAGGAAGGCATCGTCGAGGGC belongs to Synechococcus sp. WH 7805 and includes:
- a CDS encoding Nif11-like leader peptide family natural product precursor; the encoded protein is MARRQGRWSLKPLLGAMAPSPVQAFLAHLSRDPRLQAQVQASVTADEVALLAQQLGYAVSGSDLLLLSGRSVDGVRVTRVDHPGEYPGRYY